A window of Streptomyces armeniacus contains these coding sequences:
- a CDS encoding AfsR/SARP family transcriptional regulator — MVVDFGVLGPLTVWRAGVPLELGTPKGRVLLAVLLCRQGRPVTDDALAEAIWGEAQPKSAAKNVQTYVHRLRQHLGDAERITRQGQGYLLRAGRDELDAARFEDLAGSARAALAAGDPERSRRLFDEALGLWRGPAFAGIADVPALTSEAARLDELRLGALEERIDVDLRLGRHGELLGELTALTMEHPFRERMWAQLMLALYRCGRRADALQSYRQVRDILAEETGLEPGQKLRDLHQTILTEGPESPENPDGPVPGAAVADAEREHQSVNSARMLPPTLGDFSGQRAELEEVDAVLRKDRAADEPAAVMTISGPGGTGKTALAVQAAHRLRAAYPDGQLFAVLDGARTQPVDPVAVLGRFLRALGVPATAVPDDPEERTDLYRGMLAERRILVVLDDAYDEEQLAPLMPASGTCGVIVTGRVRLGGLGGAHRVELREMSEADGRAMLRNCTGDRLASAAPAELADLVRLCARLPLALRIVGSLLVSRPHWRVGDLVARLADEQHRLDALRYRDLEVRASFGLSYEGLRPEAQRLFRLLGLLEAPDFPLWAAAAAVDTDLREAQELLDDLVDVHLLDVTGTTNGQARYGFHDLIRAYARERAELDEPVRDRNEAVERVLSALLALTDIADRDHMGQNMFQRDAARWRPERVEASVPPSAPLMALLDAERVPLVTGVRQAAELGRDELCWELAVGGHTLFETERYFDDWQECYETAMRLAKDAGNMRGRARLLISMAGLRYTRRQYGPAEECNTEAMGLFERIGDRRGYLEALSNAPFFLVPNGHLTEAITAGSEAYERLNASGQAAAALHAYSQVGLAHLQAGRPEAAVEVLAEIVAGARKQGIRTLIARDTYWLGQAQLALGRHAEAEESFTELSAYARDIGPSGAFYLAHAWGCLHLARGEYADARRRLLEGAEIARAIHDPLFETRVLVDLLDLRLYERPDLEAAIRQGEQAVEVARRIDYPYLLAGVLQKLARLRASAGDDTAARNLADEAAAVGARIR; from the coding sequence GTGGTTGTGGACTTCGGCGTACTGGGCCCACTGACCGTGTGGCGGGCCGGCGTACCGCTGGAGCTGGGCACACCGAAAGGACGCGTGCTGCTGGCGGTCCTGCTGTGCCGGCAGGGCCGGCCGGTCACCGATGACGCGCTGGCCGAGGCGATCTGGGGCGAGGCGCAGCCCAAGAGCGCCGCCAAGAACGTGCAGACCTACGTCCACCGGCTGCGGCAGCACCTCGGGGACGCGGAGCGCATCACCAGGCAGGGCCAGGGGTATCTGCTGCGCGCCGGCCGGGACGAGCTGGACGCGGCGCGTTTCGAGGATCTGGCGGGCTCGGCCCGGGCGGCGCTGGCGGCCGGTGATCCCGAACGGTCGCGGCGGCTCTTCGACGAGGCGCTGGGCCTCTGGCGGGGACCCGCGTTCGCCGGGATCGCCGACGTCCCGGCCCTGACCTCGGAGGCCGCCCGCCTCGACGAGCTGCGGCTCGGCGCACTCGAGGAGCGGATCGACGTCGACCTCCGGCTCGGCCGGCACGGCGAGCTTCTCGGCGAGCTGACCGCGTTGACGATGGAGCACCCGTTCCGCGAGCGGATGTGGGCGCAGCTCATGCTCGCGCTGTACCGCTGCGGCCGTCGGGCGGACGCGCTGCAGTCCTACCGCCAGGTCCGCGACATCCTGGCCGAGGAGACCGGTCTGGAGCCCGGACAGAAGCTGCGGGACCTGCACCAGACCATCCTCACCGAGGGCCCCGAGAGTCCCGAGAACCCCGACGGCCCCGTGCCGGGTGCGGCGGTCGCGGACGCGGAGCGCGAGCACCAGAGCGTCAACAGCGCCCGGATGCTGCCTCCGACGCTCGGCGACTTCAGCGGCCAGCGTGCGGAGCTCGAGGAGGTCGACGCGGTGCTGCGCAAGGACCGCGCCGCCGACGAGCCGGCCGCGGTGATGACGATCTCCGGCCCCGGAGGGACCGGCAAGACCGCGCTCGCGGTGCAGGCCGCGCACCGTCTCAGAGCCGCGTATCCCGACGGACAGCTGTTCGCGGTGCTGGACGGCGCGCGTACCCAGCCGGTGGACCCGGTCGCCGTGCTCGGCCGCTTCCTGCGTGCGCTGGGGGTGCCCGCCACCGCTGTGCCGGACGATCCGGAGGAGCGTACGGATCTCTACCGCGGCATGCTCGCGGAGCGCCGGATCCTGGTGGTGCTCGACGACGCGTACGACGAGGAGCAGCTCGCTCCCCTGATGCCCGCCAGCGGCACGTGCGGAGTGATCGTCACCGGCCGCGTACGGCTGGGCGGTCTCGGCGGCGCGCACCGGGTCGAGCTACGCGAGATGTCCGAGGCCGACGGTCGGGCCATGCTGCGCAACTGCACAGGCGACCGGCTGGCCTCGGCCGCCCCGGCGGAGCTGGCCGATCTGGTACGGCTCTGTGCGCGGCTGCCGCTCGCGCTGCGCATCGTCGGGTCGCTTCTGGTGTCACGGCCGCACTGGCGCGTGGGGGACCTCGTGGCGCGGCTGGCGGACGAACAGCACCGGCTGGACGCGCTCCGCTACCGCGATCTCGAGGTACGGGCCAGTTTCGGGCTGAGCTACGAAGGGCTGCGGCCCGAGGCACAGCGGCTGTTCCGGCTCCTCGGGCTGCTGGAGGCGCCCGACTTCCCGCTCTGGGCGGCGGCGGCCGCGGTCGACACGGATCTGCGCGAGGCCCAGGAACTCCTCGACGATCTGGTCGACGTCCATCTGCTCGACGTCACCGGAACCACGAACGGGCAGGCACGCTACGGCTTCCACGACCTGATCCGCGCCTACGCGAGGGAGCGCGCGGAGCTGGACGAGCCGGTGCGGGACCGGAACGAGGCCGTCGAACGCGTTCTCAGCGCCCTCCTGGCCCTCACGGACATCGCCGACCGCGACCACATGGGGCAGAACATGTTCCAGCGGGACGCCGCCCGGTGGCGGCCGGAGCGGGTGGAGGCGAGCGTGCCGCCTTCCGCACCGCTGATGGCGCTGCTGGACGCGGAGCGCGTCCCGCTGGTGACAGGTGTGCGGCAGGCCGCGGAGCTGGGCAGGGACGAGCTCTGCTGGGAGCTGGCCGTGGGCGGGCACACGCTGTTCGAGACGGAGCGGTACTTCGACGACTGGCAGGAGTGCTACGAGACGGCGATGCGCCTGGCCAAGGACGCGGGCAACATGCGGGGCCGGGCCAGACTGCTCATCTCGATGGCCGGACTGCGCTACACCCGGCGCCAGTACGGCCCGGCCGAAGAGTGCAACACCGAGGCCATGGGCCTGTTCGAGCGGATCGGGGACCGGCGGGGCTATCTGGAGGCGCTGAGCAACGCGCCCTTCTTCCTCGTGCCCAACGGACATCTGACCGAGGCGATCACGGCGGGCAGCGAGGCGTACGAGCGGCTCAACGCGAGCGGGCAGGCCGCCGCGGCGCTCCACGCGTACTCCCAGGTCGGCCTCGCTCACCTGCAGGCGGGGCGGCCGGAAGCGGCGGTGGAGGTCCTCGCGGAGATCGTCGCCGGGGCGCGGAAGCAGGGGATCCGGACCCTGATCGCGCGGGACACCTACTGGCTCGGGCAGGCACAGCTGGCGCTCGGCCGGCACGCGGAGGCGGAGGAGTCGTTCACGGAACTGAGCGCGTACGCCAGGGACATCGGGCCCTCGGGCGCGTTCTACCTCGCCCACGCCTGGGGCTGCCTCCATCTGGCCCGGGGCGAGTACGCCGACGCGCGCCGCCGGCTGCTCGAAGGCGCCGAGATCGCGCGCGCCATCCACGACCCCCTGTTCGAGACCCGCGTGCTCGTCGACCTGCTGGATCTCCGGCTGTACGAGCGCCCTGACCTGGAGGCCGCGATCCGGCAGGGGGAACAGGCGGTCGAGGTGGCCCGCCGTATCGACTACCCGTACCTGCTCGCGGGCGTGCTGCAGAAGCTCGCCCGGCTGCGGGCCTCGGCGGGAGACGACACGGCCGCGAGGAACCTGGCCGACGAGGCGGCTGCCGTGGGAGCCAGGATCCGCTGA